In a single window of the Fusarium falciforme chromosome 3, complete sequence genome:
- a CDS encoding FAD-binding PCMH-type domain-containing protein: MKFDILVAASSAVAFGATAASASPANACYRCCTALSRAGLRNKVVTQSQALYDDRMDSYWSVSAALRPDCIALPETAEDVSKIMKVITQHKCNFGIRGGGHGNFALSNSIEDGITIDFGYMNGTEYDAEKNLARVQPGGHWQDVYDTLAPHGLVVAGGRAGTVGVGGFVTGGGNSFHSASHGMSCDTVAGWQLVLANGEIVEANANENADLWQAMKGGTGNFGLITRIDMVPIEFEDRSNPVIWGGNLLYTPEAGPAVIDALLDFTDNVKNDEDSSSIVYWAYLPALAGGTILNAAIENTKAKIKPPAFDGYYAIEGRQQDTTKVDKMSTVTLELGSGQPAGFRNVWFTSSFKTNAEILSYAVEKFNKLNEDLEALMPSADSGLNTLCMFQPITKSIAEKGVANGGNVMGLDKYTEEGNGIMFLLTWAAHGEDNEKAAFPLLKAYIDDLEAKAKELDAWWPWKFINYAHLTQDPLSTVGAEALAKLQAASKKYDPQGVFQKLRTSGFKIPF, from the exons ATGAAGTTTGATATCCTTGTTGCTGCCAGCTCAGCAGTGGCCTTTGGCGCCacagccgcctcggccagTCCCGCTAATGCTTGCTACCGATGT TGTACCGCTCTCTCCCGAGCCGGCCTCCGCAACAAGGTCGTCACCCAGAGCCAGGCACTCTACGATGATCGGATGGACTCTTACTGGTCCGTCAGCGCCGCTCTTCGACCTGACTGTATCGCCCTGCCCGAAACGGCCGAGGATGTCTCCAAGATCATGAAGGTCATCACCCAGCACAAGTGCAACTTTGGCATTCGGGGTGGTGGCCACGGCAACTTTGCCCTCTCCAACTCGATAGAGGATGGTATTACCATTGACTTTG GTTACATGAACGGCACCGAGTATGATGCTGAGAAGAACCTCGCCCGTGTCCAGCCTGGTGGTCACTGGCAAGACGTTTACGATACCCTTGCCCCTCAcggcctcgtcgtcgctgg TGGACGCGCTGGTACCGTCGGTGTTGGTGGTTTCGTTACCGGTGGTGGTAACTCGTTCCACTCTGCTTCTCAT GGAATGTCTTGCGACACCGTTGCCGGCTGGCAGCTTGTTCTGGCCAATGGCGAGATCGTCGAGGCCAACGCCAACGAAAACGCCGATCTCTGGCAG GCCATGAAGGGTGGTACCGGTAACTTCGGTCTCATCACCCGTATTGACATGGTCCCCATCGAGTTTGAGGACCGCAGCAACCCCGTCATCTGGGGTGGCAACCTACTCTACACGCCCGAAGCCGGCCCTGCCGTCATCGACGCTCTTCTCGACTTTACCGACAACGTCAAGAATGACGAGGACTCTAGCAGCATTGTTTACTGGGCTTATCTTCCCGCCCTCGCCGGTGGCACCATCCTCAACGCCGCCATCGAAaacaccaaggccaagatcaagcccCCTGCGTTCGACGGCTACTACGCCATCGAGGGACGTCAGCAGGACACCACCAAGGTTGACAAGATGAGCACCGTcacccttgagcttggctccGGTCAGCCTGCTGGCTTCCGCAACGTGTGGTTCACAAGCTCCTTCAAGACCAACGCTGAGATCCTCAGCTACGCCGTGGAAAAGttcaacaagctcaacgaGGACCTCGAGGCGCTCATGCCCAGCGCCGACTCTGGCCTCAACACTCTCTGCATGTTCCAGCCCATCACAAAGTCCATCGCGGAAAAGGGCGTTGCCAATGGCGGCAACGTCATGGGCCTCGACAAGTACACTGAAGAGGGCAACGGTATCATGTTCCTCCTTACCTGGGCCGCCCATGGTGAGGATAATGAGAAGGCCGCATTCCCCCTTCTCAAGGCTTACATCGAtgacctcgaggccaaggccaaggaactCGATGCCTGGTGGCCCTGGAAGTTCATCAACTACGCCCACCTTACCCAGGACCCCCTGTCGACTGTTGGCGCCGAGGCCCTTGCCAAACTCCAGGCCGCCAGCAAGAAGTACGATCCCCAGGGCGTCTTCCAGAAGCTGCGAACTTCTGGATTCAAGATTCCTTTTTAA
- a CDS encoding DNA helicase, with product MPASNNEDAILRSLNQAQRRAVTSSASTVAILAGPGSGKTHTLTSRVVWLVQRAGYRPSDVIVATFTVKAAREMKDRIGKALGAECEKKIVLGTFHSIARRYLSIYGNRIGLDSKFGIADDGDSKAIIQRICKRLELGIEPLAAKSWISKEKARGPNAAPSQGTKKRPENPGLRTCYQEYQIQLKRSNLLDYDDLLVKCVELLRDHPACVSNVQAVLIDEYQDTNGIQYELMKLFAQANHRITIVGDPDQSIYGWRSAEIRNLYRLLRDYPDTDEVSLEENYRSSQSILDVSLNVIQQDKKRYQKVLLPVHTKGARPVLRTLKSSAAEGEWIVSELKRAVMMFGEMLKYEDVAILLRSAALSRHIESALGKAGIAYRMIGGHKFYERKEIKVLLDYLRVVSQPENNDALARVINVPRRGIGEATIKSLLEEAEKANMSLWTLILKHCRGTRKANTNIRQKMEQKLNTELIRVISTLQKQADGITQSSPVTLVDLIEQLITQLNFKKYLEEEYAEDHEQRWANVQEFVNLVSDFMRDFGSIDEDALPEIENLDQVKADDMLGRFLANVSLASDAQKNDGSKDQKSVVTISTIHAAKGLEWPVVFVPSVYTGSIPHARSEDTDEERRLLYVAMTRAQALLYLSCPLYGSQGMSSKVELSPFVSPFASKAFAKQGPSFDRRVIESAAKILGREAPAEKSIFAKLPPMFSPEDDAFPVDPVDPKNVDGHDEDSGRHYSRAPKRQRTSLPNDSYDEAEELPWQREYTTTMEQSSDFTVSSLPGFTTAGAHKVALDAVAATKAQQQTSKPGPKKGSNRRGTGQKSMMSWLNQGPNAPRPPPEPPRQQQQTNSFSKARYEAALARQNSLPARLPTQHHQQKPVIDPELANHKLSSARPLPKPNVPKTDGGPRKPYACFSSSPPRPPSKDQAAVENGDEEPKAAPNRPASSLHATTFMSVKPRGGVRRPVGLGPAPSMDRLRKPFKPLTINRPKRPDILITMSPTLIARASSPAIQAARKNFSTTTPFLKTLTSESAPPAASSTKWRWSNLSPRTQRYIIVGLAVSTCVDTYVVYNYWPRIFGSE from the exons ATGCCAGCTTCGAATAACGAAGATGCGATCCTGCGGTCGCTGAACCAGGCACAACGCCGTGCCGTCACATCCTCAGCATCGACCGTTGCTATCTTGGCCGGCCCGGGCAGTGGAAAAACACATACCCTCACGTCTCGAGTAGTATGGCTCGTCCAACGTGCTGGCTACCGTCCCTCCGACGTGATCGTCGCCACTTTCACCGTGAAAGCCGCCCGAGAAATGAAGGATCGCATTGGAAAGGCCCTAGGCGCGGAATGCGAAAAGAAGATTGTGCTAGGAACGTTTCACTCGATCGCTCGCCGATATTTATCAATATACGGGAATCGCATTGGACTGGACTCGAAATTCGGCATTGCGGACGATGGAGACTCCAAAGCAATCATCCAGAGAATCTGCAAAAGACTTGAACTCGGCATTGAACCACTTGCGGCCAAATCCTGGATCAGCAAGGAAAAGGCAAGAGGGCCAAATGCTGCTCCATCACAAGGGACGAAAAAGCGCCCGGAAAACCCGGGGCTGAGGACATGCTATCAAGAGTACCAGATCCAACTCAAACGATCGAATTTACTGGACTATGACGACCTCTTGGTAAAATGTGTTGAGCTGCTGAGAGACCACCCGGCCTGTGTTTCCAACGTTCAAGCGGTTCTCATCGACGAGTACCAAGACACCAATGGCATCCAATATGAGTTGATGAAGCTGTTCGCCCAAGCCAACCATCGAATCACGATTGTGGGTGACCCCGACCAGAGTATCTACGGCTGGCGTTCCGCCGAGATTCGAAATCTCTACCGCCTATTACGAGATTACCCCGACACGGACGAGGTGTCGCTGGAGGAGAATTACCGATCGTCGCAATCCATCCTCGACGTATCGCTCAACGTCATCCAGCAAGACAAGAAGCGATATCAAAAAGTTCTGCTACCGGTCCACACTAAGGGCGCGCGACCTGTCCTCAGAACCCTCAAGAGCTCAGCTGCAGAAGGCGAATGGATCGTCTCTGAGCTTAAACGAGCAGTCATGATGTTTGGAGAGATGCTCAAGTACGAAGATGTGGCAATCCTCCTCAGGTCAGCTGCTCTCTCGCGACACATCGAATCTGCACTGGGAAAAGCTGGCATCGCATATCGAATGATTGGAGGACACAAGTTTTACGAGCGAAAGGAGATCAAAGTGCTACTGGATTACCTGCGCGTAGTGAGCCAGCCAGAAAACAACGATGCGCTGGCAAGAGTCATTAATGTACCGCGACGAGGCATAGGCGAGGCAACAATCAAGTCTCTCCTCGAAGAAGCAGAAAAAGCCAACATGAGCCTCTGGACATTGATATTGAAGCATTGCAGAGGCACTCGCAAAGCAAACACCAATATCCGGCAAAAGATGGAACAGAAGCTCAACACAGAGCTCATAAGAGTCATCTCAACTCTCCAAAAACAAGCAGATGGAATCACCCAGAGCAGCCCCGTCACCTTAGTCGATCTGATTGAGCAGTTGATCACCCAGCTCAACTTCAAAAAGTACCTGGAGGAAGAATACGCCGAAGACCATGAGCAGAGATGGGCCAACGTCCAAGAGTTTGTCAACTTGGTGAGCGATTTCATGAGGGATTTCGGGTCGATTGATGAGGATGCACTTCCTGAGATCGAGAACCTGGACCAGGTGAAGGCGGACGACATGCTTGGGCGGTTCCTGGCCAACGTTTCATTGGCCTCAGACGCTCAAAAGAATGATGGGTCGAAAGACCAGAAATCCGTGGTTACAATCTCGACCATCCACGCGGCAAAAGGACTGGAATGGCCTGTTGTCTTTGTTCCCTCAGTCTACACTGGATCGATACCCCATGCGAGGTCCGAAGATACTGATGAGGAAAGACGACTGCTCTATGTGGCCATGACCCGCGCCCAAGCTCTGCTGTATCTCAGCTGCCCGCTCTACGGTTCACAGGGGATGAGCAGCAAGGTTGAGCTCTCGCCATTTGTTTCGCCATTTGCCTCAAAAGCCTTTGCGAAGCAGGGCCCATCGTTTGACAGACGTGTTATCGAGAGTGCAGCCAAGATCCTCGGAAGAGAGGCACCAGCCGAAAAGTCCATTTTCGCAAAGCTGCCTCCTATGTTCTCACCAGAAGACGATGCTTTCCCCGTTGATCCTGTCGATCCTAAGAACGTAGATGGACACGACGAGGATTCTGGCCGCCATTATTCTCGTGCTCCGAAACGGCAACGCACGTCGCTACCGAATGACTCTTACGACGAGGCTGAAGAACTCCCGTGGCAGAGGGAATACACGACAACTATGGAACAATCCTCCGATTTTACGGTTTCCTCTCTTCCAGGATTCACAACCGCCGGAGCGCACAAAGTTGCACTCGACGCTGTAGCGGCAACTAAAGCCCAACAACAGACTTCAAAGCCTGGGCCGAAGAAGGGATCGAATCGACGAGGGACTGGCCAAAAGAGCATGATGAGTTGGTTGAACCAAGGCCCAAATGCACCACGACCACCACCAGAACCACCgcgacaacagcagcagaccAACTCGTTTTCCAAGGCACGCTATGAAGCTGCTCTTGCGCGGCAGAACAGCCTACCGGCAAGACTGCCCACTCAGCATCACCAGCAAAAACCCGTTATCGATCCTGAGCTGGCAAATCACAAACTCTCTTCAGCTCGACCGTTACCGAAGCCTAACGTCCCTAAGACAGACGGCGGCCCTCGAAAACCCTATGCTTGCTTCTCCAGCTCCCCACCCCGGCCCCCATCGAAGGACCAGGCAGCAGTCGAAAATGGTGATGAAGAGCCAAAGGCAGCGCCTAACCGGCCAGCCTCAAGCCTCCATGCCACAACTTTCATGTCGGTCAAGCCGCGTGGAGGCGTGAGGCGGCCTGTAGGATTAGGCCCTGCGCCGTCTATGGATCGCCTACGCAAGCCCTTCAAACCGCTGACGATTAACCGACCGAAGCGTCCGG ATatcctcatcaccatgtctCCCACTCTCATCGCCCGGGCTTCATCCCCAGCCATCCAGGCCGCCCGCAAGAACTTCTCCACGACCACGCCTTTTCTCAAGACTCTGACATCCGAGAGTGCTCCACCTGCCGCGAGCAGCACAAAGTGGAGGTGGAGCAACCTGTCGCCTCGCACCCAGCGATACATCATCGTTGGCCTCGCTGTTAGCACCTGTGTCGACACTTATGTCGTTTACAACTACTGGCCTCGCATCTTCGGCTCGGAATGA